From the genome of Nicotiana sylvestris chromosome 1, ASM39365v2, whole genome shotgun sequence:
tttgttttgttttattagtttttttccctttttttctttctttggacttaaattattttctaaatgTCCAATATGTCCTCACTTAAAATATTGGGGTATTACATCCTTCCCACCTTATGAAATTTGGTCCCCGAATTTAACTCTAGTACGTACCTGTAGACTGAAATAAATGGGTATACTTCGTTTGCATATCTTTTTCTACTTCCCAAGTAGCTTCTTCAATGGTATGATTCCTCCATAAAACTTTAACGAACACAATTTGTTTTGACCACAACTTTCTTACTTTTCTATCAACAATAACTACCGACTCCTCGTATAATAAGTTTCCATTTAACTCTATAATCGGTACTTCAATCACATGATAGGAGTCTTGCTCCACATTTTCTTAGCACAAAAACATAAAATACTTGATTTATGAAAGACAATTCGGGAGGAAGTGCCAAACAATATGCCACGACTCACACTTGGTCTAGTATTTCGTACGACCCTTTAAACCTCGGGCTCAActtacctcttttttttttaatcacATTACACCTTTCATAGGGAAAACTCGTAGGGACACTCTACCCCAATTGTAAAAACTAAGTCCATTCTCCTCTGATCCGCATAAAACTTTTGCCTATTATGAGCTATGAGAAATCTGATCACTGGACCTTTTCAATAGCTTCTTGTACTAAGTGAGGTCCTAATAAGTTAGTCTCATTGGTTTCAAATCATCCGATAGGAGAACAACATCATATACTATACAAGGCTTCATATGATGCCACCTAAATACTAGACTAAAAGCCATCATTGTAGGCAAATTCAGCTATAGATATATAAGAGTACAAGTTATCTCCAAACTTAAAATGTAAACTATCTACATATACTTCAAGATTTGCATAGTACGTTCAGACTGACCGCTTGTCGGCTGATAAAATAGGGTACTAAGATCTATCTACTCATGTAACCAATGTTTCTTGGAAAGATCGTCAAAATCATGTAGTAAATTATGATCTTCTATCAGAAATGATGGGCAATAGACCCTGTATAGTTCGATAATTTTCCATTCATGTATATTTGAGTATATTTATCCTTAGTGTGTAAAGTTTTGACTGGTAAAAGTGTGCATACCATGTAAGCCAATTTCAATTACCCACATATAATTATAACTTCTAATTGTTTAAggttgttttgtcataaaattCACTTTGATTCTATTTTATTCACTTTGGAATCTCGAGTTATTGTAGCGTGCATGCGAGTCACAAATGCTGACATGCTAACAAGTTTAAACTTTTAGAAACAAGGTTAAGTTAATGTTCCCCCTTTCTTTTTGTACAAATATAATTTTCTTCTAGTCATGGTACATTTTACTAGACTCCGGTTGTACAACGTATCTAGGATTATGAACTCTTCAAGAATAACTCGTCTTAACACATCTACATCTAGTACACATAATTAGTCACCTAGTCGAGAATACAATTTCTGTCAATAGTTATATCATTCTTTTACTAGCTAGAACCTCATCTCGACATTTACATAATCGCTCATCTATATATTTAGTGGCCTTTATGCATTTTGCTAATGAAGACTTTAATTGATCACAAGCCAACAATGGCTCTGAAATTTTTCACACTAAATCTGACACTTGTACCATTTAGTTTATGCACATTCTTAGCCAAAAGTCTCGCTATAGGAGCTACATGTGCTGAACTACCccacaatttttattttttttacctaaTGCGTTGGCCACAACAATGGCATTTCCGAGATGATATAGAATAGTGCAATAATCATAGTAATTAAATAGTTTTATCTATCTACCTTGCTAAAAATTCAAATGTCTCTGCTAGAAGGCGTATTTCAGTCTCTTGTGGTCTATAAAATCTCGCAAGTTTCAGGGTACAAGTAGTGTCTCTAAATCTTCAAAGAAATACAATTACGGAAATCTTCAAATCATATATGGGATTGTACCTCTTTAGCTGTGTTGAAGCATAAGCTATCACATGATCAGTCTACATAAGAACATATCCTAATCTGACATTCGAAGCATTACATAATACTGTAAATCCTCTAGAATATGATGGTAAGGCTAATATTGTTAGTGGTCAAGCATGTCTTGAGCTTCGAAAAGCTCTGGTCACATTTTTTCGTCCATTGAAActttgatgtttttttttctaTGTTAACTTGGTAAATGGCGCCGCTACTATAAATAATTCTATAGAAATATCTTGTAGTAGCCTCCCTAGCCCAAGAGGTTATGAATCTCCATAGAAATAGTTGATCCTTGCCACCTTTTAACTACTTCTATCCTATTGGGATCTACCGTACTCATATCCTTAGTTACAATATGCCCGAGGAATGCCACTGAGTCTAGCCAAAATTCATGCTTCGAGAACTTGGTAAAAAGCTGATTTTCTCCAGCGTCTTTAACACATTTTTCAAGTGATCCTCATGTTCTTCCTGGTTACGAGAATATACAAGAATATCGCTTTTAAGAACTAtgaaattttctttttcctcCAAAAAGCCAACTTGAAAACCTTATCCATTATGTACATCAATATAGCTGGAGCATTGACTAGTCTAAAATGTATCACAAGTAACTCTTAATGTATGTACCGAGTTCTACAGGCGGACATAAAAATATATTCCTTTCTTATTCTAAGCTGATGATAGCCAGATTGAAGATCAATGGCTTTTTTGTAACAGATCAAACAAGCCATCTATACGAGACAATGAATATTTATTATATGTTTATGCCTTGTTAAGAGTATGTAGTTTATGCACAACTTTCTTTTTTTTGGTCTCGTCTTTCTTTTTCGCAAACAGTATTGGCGCACCCCATGAATATATACTTGATTTGATAAAATTCTTATCAGTAGGTCTTGCAACTATTCCTTTATCTCTATCTAGCTCCACTGGTTTTATACAATAGGGGGTTTCGATATGGGTTGCATGTTAGGTTTCAAATCGATACCAAAGGCTATTCTCGTATTAGCTAGTCCTGGTAAATTCTCAAAAATATATCAAAGAATTTTCTAGCTATTGGTACCTTTTTCCGAGTTAGGTGTCTTGTCTCTTTATGTATCTTATCATAGCTAGGACCCCAACAATTTTTCTTTAGTAACATTGAGCCTTGATACATGATATAACCTTATTTATTTTTGGAAATTGTTCTCCTCTTAGGACAAAATTGGGTTAGTTCAGTATTTCAAACTCAACTTCCTTTTCATGTAATCGAGGGTGGCATGGcaagaagataaccaatccatttcAAGTAGCCCATATTACTAATATCAAGTCGACTAAGATATCCCTATGTTCAACTTAAATTTGGCAAGCTCGTTAAATATATTCAGTTAACTTAAATCCTCCCACATGAGTAAAAACCCAAAGGGATCATTCAACATCTCATAGTCCATATTTCCAATTATTTGACCCCCTCTAAAATGCTCACCTAATGAATTCCCCAATTTGTGCTTCCCTCATAAATTTTTTGTTGCATATCTATCACACCCATGTTTTCAATCTTTTAGCAAGCTCAATTACCATAAAATAGATCATACTCTTCGGATATGAGATTATTGCCTTATTTAAAAAGTTAATCACCCCTTAGACAATTCCTTAAACTTTAGATAACGTGTATTTAGCAAGCTGAGGAAGTCTAATGACATATATCAGTACTTCTATTATGTTAACCAATTTCTTACCTAGTAGATTCACGCTTTTGGCTTACATGAAGGAAGCGATTCATAAATAGTTTAGAGAACTCATTCCCAAGTAAAATGTGTTGCTCCTATCGATGTTCCTAAATAATACGATATTATACCACTAATTGGCTAGTTCTCCGGTCTGTAAACTCTACCTAAACAGACCTTTTGCTAGTATATTCTAGAGCCCATAACGCTaaaaaaaatccttaaattatctgAGGATCCTCCAAACTATCAGAAATGTTAAACTTGGCAGTTTCAACTTTAGGAACTTTATTAAGCATACATCTTTATTTTTTATAATCTTTACCAATTTAGGTGTCTAAGGCCTCTAAAGCTTCAGTTTCTTTCCATCCTTCTCTTATTTATCCATTATATCCATTACATTACATGATGGTAAGTAACTTGTGATGACTCTATTCAACTGTTATAATAGTGAACTAgtgttattttttaaaatgtaGTCTATTACACATATTAGGAGTATGAAAGCCCCTTGTTGCGGTACAATAGCCCTTTTTATTGGTCTTTCTATTAGTTCTGTCACTTTTCTTTGCTCGGAGATGATTAATTGTTCACCGGCAATACATGTGTCTTTGAACCTTTAGCCAAATTCTATTATTGGATGATTGGTCCTAGCCAAATCGGAACAAGATAAAAGGTGACATATTGAGTTATCTGACACTAATCCAACACACGTAAGGAGgaataagaagaaaaataagaCACACCCTATCACGCCTTCGCAGAATCACGATTATGGGAATGGCTGGCTACATAACCATAATTGAGATTCTACTACCGACATGTGCTCCATTAGTCACAAGAATAACCTAGGGCTTTGTTACCAACTTTGTCACGgcccaatttaggatcatgatCGGCGCTTGAGAGCAACTgcccccaagtaagcctcatcggtatttTACAGAAAATTGAACGAAGTTTTCCCTTATTTAGGACTAtccaaaaaattttctttttcataaacaaataacaaCCAACCCATATTCACTTAAATCAATCATAATATTTACCAACTAACCAAAAATGAGTCTTCACCAATATTACCAACCTTATTAACATAATAATACTAAACTCATATCAAAAATACGGAAAGAAGTACAATACTAGTAACTAGTCCAATATAACGAATGAATGCCCATGACACTAATAaaaatgactatggagcgactctaagagtcCATGAGAAAAGAcgataacaaataaataaactcTTTGCCCACGCGAACAAGTACGGGGCTCACCAGAAACTATCAAATTGTGTATTCTAATTAACAAAATTCTCGTTCGCGTCGACtgctgtctctgtaaaaaaaaaagCGGGGAGTAAGTCGCTAGCTCAATGAGTAATAATtcttaaccacaaccgtttttaattggggacaagtcagaaagcatgcctatttaATAATAATCAGAAActatcataaaaataaaattgcCCTCTCAAAAACGGTAAATATAATCAGTCTATTCATGTACTTCCTGTGACAGGAATCAATTTAACAAATCGATAATAAACACGGTAGACACTGTTTCATAGAAAAAAAATTTGTTTGGGAGGTTTCCAAGAAATGATCATGTAATCTGTATCACCGTGTGGGCCCCTTCGTAAAAGGAGTCAAACAAAACGCCCTTAATTATATTTGTGACAGTGACCAATGCTATGGACCAATTTAGGATTCTTAACGGGGAAAACGACATGTATAAATTCTCTGAGTGTGTTAATTGTAATTGGTAACTTTAAACCATCTGTTATAGTACATAATTAGTGACTGGAATATGAATACTAAACCAAAATACATCCCTAATAAGCAATAAAGAATGGGGTTGAAttagtaaaacaattggaaatgATTAGCAGCAAGAAAAAGATGACGAGAAGTCAGTCTTCTTCCTCTTCAGCTTCCTGGTGTCTTGATAGAACTATTATGTTCTTATGGCTCTACCCCTGGCCTTGCCACAGTGCAAAGCATTCTTTGGAATAGGATATTCGTCGCGATATGATTGAACTGGTGTATATACTCGCAGATAAAATTGTTGCCCGAGGTATTGCCTTGCCCAGAATTGAGTCCTCAGGTTCCACATTCCTACATTATCCAGGGGTATATATATTGCTGTCCATGATCTTGGATAAACCTGTCAAAGCCAATACCAAAATTCACCAGGCATCACATTTTGTACTTCATATTCAACAGTAGCAAAATGACATTGGGTAATAAGTTCATCATTAAATTCTAACCTGTGTGGTACAACGTGAAACTGCGTCGATAAGGTTATATTGTTTTTTACTCTCAGGACTCCATCTACCTTTATCCattctgtgaaaaattaaaaaaacatcATTATTTAACTAAGTAATTAAAGCATGTGGCTTTTTATGAATAGAATGAGATGTTAAGGAGTAATTACCCGACGACAAAGAAAGAGTAACCATCAAGATGCCAGCTTTGCATAATGTTCTCTCTGTTCTCAAAAACAATCTCCACAAATGCTCTGTAGTCTGCTCCCATAACTGCCGTGTCAAGGTGTATGTGTCGACCTGTAGGCTGATCAGCGATGCTTCCAACTTCGAATACTCCTGTGATATTGTAATAGTCTGCTAGCTTAAGCGGCGTATCAGCAGGAATGAAGGACACGCCATTAACTGCATATCTTTGTTTTCTATCAACTAAGCCAGCAGAATTTGCTAGTCTTATTGTTCTAGTGACATTGATTTGGCCATAATGGTAGGAGCCTTGGGGGTTTGGTCTTGGCCCACTGGCTGTAAGATTTGTCCTGGAAATTATAGAAGAATCCGTCTCATATTGTACTTCTATGTCAAGAATAAAGCAAATACACGCATTATTGAAACAATGTTGAAGTGCATGATCGTCTCATCTAAAAGTTTAAGTTCTTCGAGAGAACTTTGTATTACTTCATTAAGCTTGTGGATGAGATAATCACATAAGTCAATATGATATCAGAGCAGGCAGAGATCCTGAGTTCAAATCTCACTTCCAAAAAAAATCAATGTGTGGCCCTTGAAAGAATGAGGTCCACACGCGTGGGCGTGTTGAGACATTCTATAGTTAAGTAATTAAACGTGTTTTTTGTCTAACAATTTAAGCTTTTAGTTGAGATAATCACACACCTTAatgcaaaattcaaaaaaggtATCATACCGGATAGAACGAGCCTGATTTAAGGACCAAGAAATGCCAGTGGTTGGCCCTGGAGGAGGTGGTCCTGAAACCGGTTTTCTCGAGTTGCTGTAGTGAAGAATGGCTGTGGAATTGAGAATTTGAGTAGTGAAGCGGCTGGAAATAGCAATGTAATAGTCTTGAGCAGGCTGATCTGCAGTGACCAACACTGAGTAGGACTGACCAACATGTACATCAAGAGAAGACAATGTAGTTTGTATTGTATGAGTTCCTTCAACTTCAACCAACTTCATTTTGTGTCCCTGAATTCTAAAGTTCAATGAATTCTGAAGTCCCACATTGGATATTCTTAACCTATATGTTTTCCCTGGAAAATTGCAAGGAATATTACCCATTTCAGGTTATTACTTGTAACAAATAGTTCTTGAAAACGAAACAGGTCCATTTTGTTATAATGTATACCTGATTCAACCGTGAATTTTGCACCGTCACGACCAAGGCCATTGATCTGAATGCCATCAGGGAATTTAAGCATCTTTCCACGGTCTAAAATTGTTTGTAATGCCTGGAAATCCAAAATCAACATCATAAGCAACAAAATAAACTCATTTTTTAGGAACCCGCCAAACTATTCCAAATTTAAACAGGTTATGTAGTAATTGGTCTTTTGACTTGACTCAACAAGCTGAACCCGAAATGACCTATCAAACTATCGTTTCAAAAACTCAAAATGTAACCCAAACTGAACATACAAAATAAAATATGGAGATTGAGAATTTTTGTAATTATGGAAAATTAAAGCTAAAAAAATTAGTCCTCACTTATTTTTTTCAAGAAACAAAGTTAAAAGGATGGCAGGTTGAATCATATTGGGCGGGTTGGATTAGCACCAAGTATTTGACTCATCTTAGCCAACCCATTTTGACACAACCAAATTTTGGATGGTTAAGTCATGACCCATTtattgattttatgtatttttacaattGACACGAATAAGTTTGATCTAACACGCACATTTTCCAGCACTACTTGTGATAATTAATAAGTAATTCTGCTAAGAATGAGACTGAAATAACACGATGTTGGATTAATTACCTTGTGATTAGTTTTGTACCAATCTCCAATAAGAATGGTGAAATCTCCAGCAGGTTCAGGGAAAGGGACTGGAATTCTTGGCCTACTGAGAATCCTAATTCCTCCAAATCCACCAGCGGCTTTATGGAATTTGAGAGATGGAAAATAGAAGAAACTTCCTATTTGATCTTTCACTTGCATTATGTATGTGAAATTTTTTCCAGGAGGGATGGGACATGTTGTTCCATATACACCGTCTTCAAACGAATTTTTCCTTTGTTGGAGCCCATTCCTGCATTGTAAATTTCCAGTAATTTACACACTGTTAACATATTATCAGTGCTCTCTGCGGATACAAGTTTATGAATCTTGATTTAGTTATCAAGAAAAAAGACGGTCTAAAACATGTTTATTTATGTTGAATAATTTGACATATTTTATTATAGTTGTCCCATTTTGACTTTCATTCTTGGCATCCCTTTATTACTCATTAATTAACTTCTCCCctattttttttggaaaagtCAAATACAATTTTGTTAAGCATTTTGGTATGTCTAAGTTAAGCATTTTGGGAGTACTTTTTCTactaatccaaaaaaaaaaaatcatttgggATAATTGGATCAAATTAATTAACGTACCATACGAGcaacaaaactaaaaaaattcAGGTGAAGGGAGTTGAAGGAGAATGAAAATGACCCAACAATAAGCCAAAGAAAAAGAGGAAGTCACGTATTTAGATGAGATAGTTTGACTCGGCATGaagtttaagtaaaaaaaaaagaagacttttgaaacttgtggtcttaaaagcttaatgGGTAAAAGTTTTGTATAGccataatatttgtgtggttataaaaacttttcattaagggtaaaataaaaagtttaaagttgaattatttccaaatttagaaatgtgtcatttattttggaacaaactaaaaaaCAAAATATCTCATCTAATATGAAACGCGGAGAGTAgtagatattgaaggaaaattcGAGATAAACGGACAGATGAAAAGGTGGTTCTCTTTTGTTTCTTCATTTATGCTGTTGGTGTTTCGTCTTGGACTACTTTTCTAACAAACCACATCACTGAATGAATGATTTATATGTTTCATTTATTAGTTGCGTATTACTGGAACTAAGTCGTGGTCAAGTAGGGAATTCTTGAAAAAACAAAAGTTTATTTCATGCATGGTCAGAAGGTAACAAGTTTTTAACCATATATATACTGTGTAATACTATTACAGATgataaaaaagagagaaaaacgaTGAAC
Proteins encoded in this window:
- the LOC104211549 gene encoding L-ascorbate oxidase homolog → MRLLWENGRRGCWLFAVVALYMQTVCRVVVAEDPYRYFDWRISYGDIYPLGVRQQGILINGQFPGPDIISVTNDNLIINVHNDLPEPFLLTWNGLQQRKNSFEDGVYGTTCPIPPGKNFTYIMQVKDQIGSFFYFPSLKFHKAAGGFGGIRILSRPRIPVPFPEPAGDFTILIGDWYKTNHKALQTILDRGKMLKFPDGIQINGLGRDGAKFTVESGKTYRLRISNVGLQNSLNFRIQGHKMKLVEVEGTHTIQTTLSSLDVHVGQSYSVLVTADQPAQDYYIAISSRFTTQILNSTAILHYSNSRKPVSGPPPPGPTTGISWSLNQARSIRTNLTASGPRPNPQGSYHYGQINVTRTIRLANSAGLVDRKQRYAVNGVSFIPADTPLKLADYYNITGVFEVGSIADQPTGRHIHLDTAVMGADYRAFVEIVFENRENIMQSWHLDGYSFFVVGMDKGRWSPESKKQYNLIDAVSRCTTQVYPRSWTAIYIPLDNVGMWNLRTQFWARQYLGQQFYLRVYTPVQSYRDEYPIPKNALHCGKARGRAIRT